The following is a genomic window from Streptomyces lincolnensis.
CCCGGCGGACACCGACACGAACGCGACCACGGCGCCCAGCATCGGGCTGCGCCCCACGGCCCGGAACGCCATCGCGCCGAGCGGCACCAGGACGACGTAGGCGGCGTCGGAGGCGGCGTGCGCGACCATCGCGGTGAAGGCCAGCGTGAAGGTGAGCCAGCGGGCCGGGACGCGGGCGACGGCGGCCCGCAGCATGGCGGGCAGCAGCCCGGACCGGTCGGCGACGGCCACGCCCAGCATGACCACGAGGATCGTGCCGAGCGGCGGGAACGTGGCGTAGTTGGTGACCGCGTCGCTGATCATCATCCGCAGTCCCTCGCCGGAGACGAGGCTGTGGACGGTCACGGTCTTGTCGGTGGCGGGGTTCAGCGCGGAGGCCCCGGCGGCGGACAACGCCCAGCTGGCGAGGGCCAGGACGACGCTGAGCACGCCGAACAGCCAGAAGGGGTGCGGGAGTCTGTTGCCGAGGCGCTCGATGCGGCCGAGCACGGCGAGCAGTCCGGAGAGCGGTTTCGCGGGGCGGGGCGTGGTGGCGGTCACCTCACCTATTGACGACCAACAGACAGAATCATGCAAGTAAAATGCAGATCACGCTTGTATCGTTCTCGTGAACGCACTGACTGATGGATTCGTTCGGTACTCGTTCTGAGGGCATCTATGGCATCTATGGATGAATGGACGACATGACGGCTCTGGACGATGACGACCTCGACCTCGTCGCCGCGCTCCAGCACGCCCCGCGGGCCCCGCTGAGCCTGCTGGCGGAGGTGCTGGGGGTCTCGGCGAGCACCGCGGGCCGCCGGCTGGCCCGGCTGGAGTCGGACCGGCTGCTGCGGGTGATCGGCCAGCTCGACTGGTCGGTGTCCGGCGAGGGCAACCCGTGGCACGTGTGGGTGACGGCGGAACCCGGCCGCGCCCCGGAGGTCGCCCGCCGTCTGGCCGACCTTCCCGAGACCAGCCACGCGGCGGTCACCGCGGGCCACTCGGACGTCTACTGCGCCGTCCAGCCGGCCCGCCGCGACCGCACCACCGACCTGCTGTCCCGCACCATCCCCGCCACCCCCGGAGTCCGCTCGGCCCGCTCCGAACTCATCCTGTCGGCCACCACCAAGTCCGACTCCTGGCGCCTGCCGCGGCTGACCGAGGACCAGGTGCGGCGGCTCACCGAGCACGCGGCCCCCGACCGCGCGGTCGATCCCCCGCCCCACCACACCGCCCTCACCGACGACGAACTGCGCACCCTGCGGCTGCTCGCCACCGACGCCCGCTCGTCCGCCGCCCAGGTCGCCCGCGAGCTCGGCATCGGCCAGTCCACCGCCTACCGCACCACCCAGTCCCTGCTCCGGCGCGGCCTGGTCCGCCCCCGCGTGGAGGTCGAACCGGGCCTGCTCGGCTACGCCCTGGAGGTCGCGATCACCCTGACGGTCGCCCCGAGCGCGACGGCCGGGCTGGCCCGCTCGCTCGCCCGGCACCCCTCGGCCCGGTACGTGGTCATCACCGCGGGCACCTCCTGCGTGATCCACCACGGCGTCTTCCGCGACGAGGAGGGCCTCGCGGAGTTTCTCACCCGGGACCTGGCCGAGCTGCCCGGGGTGACCTCCTTCGACGTCTGCGTCGTACTCGACGCGCTGCGCCGCCACTGGCTCGACCGCGAGGACGGCCGCCTGGCCGCGCACGACAAGCAGGAAGACGCGCCCGACGAGCGGACAGCCGCGCACGACGAGCCGGCGAACGGACCGGGGCACGACCAGCCGCGGCACGGACCGCAGAACGGAGCCGACACCGCATGACCACCCGCGAGACCGCCATCGCCCGCGCGACCGCCTACTACGACTCCGGCGCCTTCCTGACCGACCTGCGCCGCCGGGTCGCGATGCCGACGGAGAGCCAACCGCCCGCGGACACGGCCCGCCTGTACGCCTACCTGAAGGACGAACTCGCCCCCGCGGCCGACCGCCTGGGGGCCGAGGTCCGCATCCTCGACAACCCGGATCCCGCCGCCGGCCCCTTCCTCCTCGCCCACCGCCACGAGGCGGACGACCTGCCGACCGTCCTGGTCTACGGCCACGCGGACGTCGTCCCCGGCCAGGACGACCGCTGGCGCGAGGGCCTGTCCCCCTGGCATCTCGTCGTCGAGGGCGACCGCCTCTACGGCCGCGGCACCGCCGACAACAAGGGCCAGCACACCGTCAACCTGGCCGCCCTGGAACAGGTGCTCACCGCGCGCGGCGGCCGCCTCGGCTTCAACCTGAAGCTGCTGATCGAGACGGGCGAGGAGTCCGGCTCCCCGGGCCTGCACGAGTTCTGCCGCCGCATGAAGGACGACCTGGCAGCGGACGTCCTGATCGCCTCCGACGGTCCCCGCCTCGCCGCCGACCGCCCCACCCTCTTCCTCGGCTCGCGCGGCGCCGCCAACATCCGCCTCCGCGTGCCCCTGCGCGAGGGTGCCCACCACTCGGGCAACTGGGGCGGCGCCCTGCGCAACCCGGCGACCGTGCTGGCGTCCGCCCTCGCGACCATGGTCGACGCCCGCGGCCGCATTCTCGTGGCGGGCCTACGACCGCCCGCGATCCCGGCGCCGGTCAGGGCGGCGCTCGCCGGCCTCACCGTCGGCGGCGGCCCGGACGATCCCCGCGTCGACACCGACTGGGGCGAGCCGGACCTCACGCCCGCCGAACGCGTCTTCGCCTGGAACACCCTGGAGGTCCTGGCCCTGTCCGCCGGGGACCCGGCCAAGCCGGTGGGCGCGATACCCGGAAGGGCCCATGCGGACGTCCAGCTCCGTTTCGTCGTAGGGACCGACTGGCAGCGCCTCGCGGAGATCCTCCGGGCCCATCTGGACGCCCACGGCCTGCCCATGGTCGAGGTCGAGGTGCTCCAGGCGGTACCCGCGACCCGGCTGAGCCCCGACTCCCCCTGGGTCCGTCTGGCCACGGACTCCCTCCAGCGCACCACCGGCAAGACCCCGGCGATCCTCCCCAACCTCGGCGGCACCCTCCCCAACGACGCCTTCGCGGAGATCCTCGGCCTGCCCACCGTCTGGGTGCCCCACTCCCACCCGTCCTGCGCCCAGCACGCGCCCGACGAACACCTGCTGGGCTCGGTGGCCCGGGAATCCCTGGCCGTCATGGCGGGACTCTTCTGGGACCTCGGGGAAAGCCGGGGCAGTATGGGCGCATGATTACGCTCACGAAGGAAGACGGCCCGGCCGACCTGGACGGCGTGACCCACCTGGCCATCGGGGTCTCCTGGGACCCCACGGCCGGCGCCAGCGGCGGAGTGCTCGGCAAGCTGCGCCGCAAGACCGGCACCGACCTCGACCTCATCGCCATCGCCATGCACGACGGGGACCCGGTCCGCCTCGCGGGCCTGGACTCCCTCGACCCCATCGGCAACGGCTCCCTCCTGCACAGCGGCGACAACCAGACCGGGCACGGGGACGGCGACGACGAGACCGTCACCGTCGAGTTCGCCAAGATCCCGCCGCACATCACCTCGATCGTCTTCGTCGCCGCCGCCTACAAGAAGGGCAGCTCCTTCCAGAAGGCCCGCAACATCAGCTTCAAGGTCTACGACGCCACCGGCGGCAGCACCCAGCAGGTCGCCGACATCTGGCCCTCCATGCTCACCTCGGACAACGGCTGCGCCGTGGCCAAGGCCGTCCGCTCCGGCGCCATCTGGAAGCTCCAGGTCATCAACGACACCGGCAAGATCAAGCAGGGCGACCAGCTGGCCCTGATGCGCTTCGCCGCCAGCAAGTAGCCGCCGGCCGGGGCCCCTCGGGCAGTACGCCTCAGGTGCGATACGCCTGATGCGGCACGACTCAGGTGCAGTACGACTCCAGGGTGCCCCGCCGCCGGACATCGAGCGTCGCGCAGTGGAACGAGCCGCCGAACGGCGCGTAGTGCAGCAGATCGCAGGGGATCGGCTCGAAGCCCCACCTCTCCAGCGCGCGCAGCATCCCGGTGTGATGCCGCTCCGCGATCACCCGCTTCTCGTCGATCATCAGCACGTTCAGGCTGAGCCACTTCCCGCACATCGACGTGACCCTGAGCAGGGGATCGTCGAGCGGGTCGGGCTCGGGGGCGACCAGGATGTCCCACGAGCCCAGCGCCTCGGGCAGCCGGTCCACATCGACGTACTCGGGATTGACCAGTGCCTTGCCGGGTCCCAGTGGCAGAAACGTCGTGTCGATGTGCATCGGCGTACGGCAGCGGCTCCTGATCTCGTGAATGCGGTACCCCGGCCCCAGATGGCGGCGCAGCCACTCGATGCCCATCCGGTTGGTGACATTGCTCGGCGTCACGAACAGATCGCGACCCGCGCGCACGAAGTCCGCCGCGTCGAACACCGGCTCGAACTCGGTGAGGATGCGGCGCACCGGCTCGCCCTCGTCCGGCACCCGGAAGTCCGTCTCGAACAGCTCCTCGGTGAGCTGCGGCTTCGGCGCCGACGTCCAGCGCGCCCCGCGCCGGAAGTAGTCCTTCAGGATCCGGCGGTAGGAGTGGGCCTCGAAATACCGGCACGGCCACGCCATCGGCGTCTCGATGATCTCGTCACCGATCACCAGCAGACTGTCCCGCGGACAGGTGTTGCAAAAGCCCCGCGACGACCAGTCGGGCGTGCCGAAACGCCGCCGGTGATCGACCGCGTCGGGCCGCACGACCGTGACCCCGAGCCCCTCCAACAACGCGATGAACTCGTCCAGTTCCTGTTGCGCCCGCTCGATCAGCAGCCGCGGGTATCTGAAACCCGCGACCATCCCCTGCGCCCGCCCCGCCCACGTCGGCATGTTGCACGACACCACCGGATGCCTGGACGGGATCGTCGCCCCCTCCAGCCGCCCTACGACGACCTCCTCCAGCGGATCCCACTCGTTGTGCGAACCGACGGGCGCCACAGGAGACTCCACACCCCGGTCGGTCGCGTCCCGCTCCACCACCGTCATGACCAGCCACTCCCGATCACCGTGACCACCCCTGCACAGGCACCCCTCGCCCCCTGCCCGCGCGTCAGCTTCCACGTCCCACGAAACGCGCCCACCAAACACGGCACCGAACACGGCCACCGGACACGGCCACCGGACACGACCGCTCCTGGGACCGATGAGTTCCGGAGCCCGGTGAGGTCTGCCTCAGCAGAAGCGAGAACCGCCGACGAGATCTGTGAGGGGACCATGACCACCCACGCACTACCGCCCGTCGTCGACGCGGCAACCTGGGAGCAGCGGCTGGCGGCCCTGCGCGCCCGGGAGAAGGCCGCGACGCGCGAGCTCGACGCCATCGCCGCCGAGCGGCGCCGGCTGCCGATGGTCGAGATGCCCGACTACATCCTGGAGGGCGAGGACGGCCCCGTCCGACTGGCGGACGTCTTCGAGGACAGGCGGCAACTGATCGTCTACAACCACATGTGGTCCGACGGCAAGGAGTGGCAGTGCCCGGGCTGCACGGGGTTCACCTCGCAGTTCACCCGCCTGGAGTTCCTGGACAACTACGACGCCCGGTTCGTCGTAGTCACCCAGGGCCCGATCGATGAGGCCCTCGCCTACAAACGCCGGGTCGGCAACCGCATGCCGTGGTACTCGACCGCCAACAGCCCGTTCGGAGCCGACGTCGGCGCCCCGCCCGACGCCGGATTCGCGGTCAACGTCTTCCTCCGCGACGGCGACACCGTCCACCGCACCTGGCACACCGACGGCCGCGGCACCGAACAGCTCAGCCACACCTTCGCCCTGATCGACCTTCTCCCCTACGGCCGCCAGGAGGAATGGCAGGACTCCCCCGACGGCTGGCCCCAGTCCCCCACCTACACCCGCTGGTCCACGTCCAAGGACATCGCCACGCTCTACGGCCCCACCCACCACGACGCCTGAACCCGCACGAACTCCCCCTCCCCACAGGGAGGGGGACCGTCAGTGCGCGTGCCCGCCCGCCGCCGGCGCCGCGTTCTTCACCGTCAACGGCAGCAGCTTCTTGCCCGTCGGGCCGATCTGGATGGACGTGTCCATCTGAGGGCACACCCCGCAGTCGAAGCAAGGCGTCCAGCGGCAGTCCTCGACCTCCGTCTCGTCGAGGGCGTCCTGCCAGTCCTCCCAGAGCCAGTCCTTGTCCAGGCCGGAGTCGAGGTGGTCCCAGGGGAGGACCTCCTCGTAGGTGCGCTCGCGGGTGGTGTACCAGTCGACGTCCACGCCGAACGGGGCCAGCGCCTTGTCCGCGCAGGCCATCCAGCGGTCGTAGGAGAAGTGCTCGCGCCAGCCGTCGAAGCGGCCGCCGTCCTCGTAGACGGCGCGGATGACCGAGCCGATGCGGCGGTCGCCGCGGGAGAGGAGGCCTTCCACGATGCCGGGCTTGCCGTCGTGGTAGCGGAAGCCGATGGAGCGGCCGTACTTCTTGTCGCCGCGGATCTTGTCGCGGAGCTTTCCGAGGCGGGCGTCCGTCTCCTCGGCGCTCAGCTGCGGCGCCCACTGGAACGGCGTGTGCGGCTTGGGCACGAAGCCGCCGATGGAGACCGTGCAGCGGATGTCGTTCTGACCGGAGACCTCGCGGCCCTTCTGGATCACGCTCATCGCCATGTCGGCGATCTGGAGGACGTCCTCGTCGGTCTCCGTCGGCAGGCCGCACATGAAGTACAGCTTCACCTGGCGCCAGCCGTTGCCGTACGCCGTCGCCACCGTCCGGATGAGGTCCTCCTCGGACACCATCTTGTTGATGACCTTGCGCATGCGCTCGGAGCCGCCCTCGGGGGCGAAGGTCAGGCCGGAGCGGCGGCCGTTGCGCGTCAGCTCGTTCGCCAGGTCGACGTTGAAGGCGTCCACGCGGGTCGAGGGAAGCGAGAGGCCGACCTTGTCCTCCTCGTACCGGTCCGCGAGGCCCTTGGCGATGTCGCCGATCTCGGAGTGGTCCGCCGAGGAGAGGGAGAGCAGGCCCACCTCCTCGAAGCCCGTCGCCTTCAGGCCCTTCTCCACCATCTCGCCGATGCCGGTGATGGAGCGCTCGCGCACCGGACGGGTGATCATGCCGGCCTGGCAGAAGCGGCAGCCGCGCGTGCAGCCGCGGAAGATCTCCACCGACATCCGCTCGTGGACGGTCTCGGCGAGCGGGACCAGCGGCTGCTTGGGGTACGGCCACTCGTCCAGGTCCATGACCGTGTGCTTGGACACGCGCCACGGGACGCCCGACTTGTTCGGTACGACACGGGCGATCCGGCCGTCCGGGAGGTACTCGACGTCGTAGAACGCGGGGATGTAGACGGACCCCGTCCGCGCCAGGCGGAAGAGGACCTCCTCGCGGCCGCCCGGCCGCCCCTCGGCCTTCCACTCGCGGATGATCCGCGTCATGTCGAGGACGGCCTGCTCGCCGTCGCCGATGATCGCCGCGTCGATGAAGTCGGCGATCGGCTCGGGGTTGAAGGCGGCGTGCCCGCCGGCCAGCACGATCGGGTCGTCCAGCCCACGGTCCTTGGACTCCAGCGGGATGCCCGCCAGGTCCAGCGCCGTCAGCATGTTGGTGTAGCCGAGCTCCGTGGAGAAGGAGAGGCCGAAGACGTCGAAGGCCTTCACCGGCCGGTGGCTGTCCACCGTGAACTGCGGGACGTCGTGCTCCCGCATCAGCGCCTCCAGGTCCGGCCAGACGCTGTAGGTGCGCTCGGCGAGGACGCCCTCCTGCTCGTTCAGGACCTCGTAGAGGATCATGACGCCCTGGTTGGGCAGCCCGACCTCGTAGGCGTCGGGGTACATCAACGCCCAGCGGACGTCACACGACTC
Proteins encoded in this region:
- a CDS encoding TerD family protein, coding for MITLTKEDGPADLDGVTHLAIGVSWDPTAGASGGVLGKLRRKTGTDLDLIAIAMHDGDPVRLAGLDSLDPIGNGSLLHSGDNQTGHGDGDDETVTVEFAKIPPHITSIVFVAAAYKKGSSFQKARNISFKVYDATGGSTQQVADIWPSMLTSDNGCAVAKAVRSGAIWKLQVINDTGKIKQGDQLALMRFAASK
- a CDS encoding amidinotransferase yields the protein MTVVERDATDRGVESPVAPVGSHNEWDPLEEVVVGRLEGATIPSRHPVVSCNMPTWAGRAQGMVAGFRYPRLLIERAQQELDEFIALLEGLGVTVVRPDAVDHRRRFGTPDWSSRGFCNTCPRDSLLVIGDEIIETPMAWPCRYFEAHSYRRILKDYFRRGARWTSAPKPQLTEELFETDFRVPDEGEPVRRILTEFEPVFDAADFVRAGRDLFVTPSNVTNRMGIEWLRRHLGPGYRIHEIRSRCRTPMHIDTTFLPLGPGKALVNPEYVDVDRLPEALGSWDILVAPEPDPLDDPLLRVTSMCGKWLSLNVLMIDEKRVIAERHHTGMLRALERWGFEPIPCDLLHYAPFGGSFHCATLDVRRRGTLESYCT
- a CDS encoding TIGR03960 family B12-binding radical SAM protein, translated to MPAEVAAAAESVFPQLEALLPHVQKPIQYVGGELNSTVKPWESCDVRWALMYPDAYEVGLPNQGVMILYEVLNEQEGVLAERTYSVWPDLEALMREHDVPQFTVDSHRPVKAFDVFGLSFSTELGYTNMLTALDLAGIPLESKDRGLDDPIVLAGGHAAFNPEPIADFIDAAIIGDGEQAVLDMTRIIREWKAEGRPGGREEVLFRLARTGSVYIPAFYDVEYLPDGRIARVVPNKSGVPWRVSKHTVMDLDEWPYPKQPLVPLAETVHERMSVEIFRGCTRGCRFCQAGMITRPVRERSITGIGEMVEKGLKATGFEEVGLLSLSSADHSEIGDIAKGLADRYEEDKVGLSLPSTRVDAFNVDLANELTRNGRRSGLTFAPEGGSERMRKVINKMVSEEDLIRTVATAYGNGWRQVKLYFMCGLPTETDEDVLQIADMAMSVIQKGREVSGQNDIRCTVSIGGFVPKPHTPFQWAPQLSAEETDARLGKLRDKIRGDKKYGRSIGFRYHDGKPGIVEGLLSRGDRRIGSVIRAVYEDGGRFDGWREHFSYDRWMACADKALAPFGVDVDWYTTRERTYEEVLPWDHLDSGLDKDWLWEDWQDALDETEVEDCRWTPCFDCGVCPQMDTSIQIGPTGKKLLPLTVKNAAPAAGGHAH
- a CDS encoding Lrp/AsnC family transcriptional regulator; translation: MTALDDDDLDLVAALQHAPRAPLSLLAEVLGVSASTAGRRLARLESDRLLRVIGQLDWSVSGEGNPWHVWVTAEPGRAPEVARRLADLPETSHAAVTAGHSDVYCAVQPARRDRTTDLLSRTIPATPGVRSARSELILSATTKSDSWRLPRLTEDQVRRLTEHAAPDRAVDPPPHHTALTDDELRTLRLLATDARSSAAQVARELGIGQSTAYRTTQSLLRRGLVRPRVEVEPGLLGYALEVAITLTVAPSATAGLARSLARHPSARYVVITAGTSCVIHHGVFRDEEGLAEFLTRDLAELPGVTSFDVCVVLDALRRHWLDREDGRLAAHDKQEDAPDERTAAHDEPANGPGHDQPRHGPQNGADTA
- a CDS encoding DUF899 domain-containing protein, with translation MTTHALPPVVDAATWEQRLAALRAREKAATRELDAIAAERRRLPMVEMPDYILEGEDGPVRLADVFEDRRQLIVYNHMWSDGKEWQCPGCTGFTSQFTRLEFLDNYDARFVVVTQGPIDEALAYKRRVGNRMPWYSTANSPFGADVGAPPDAGFAVNVFLRDGDTVHRTWHTDGRGTEQLSHTFALIDLLPYGRQEEWQDSPDGWPQSPTYTRWSTSKDIATLYGPTHHDA
- a CDS encoding M20 family metallopeptidase; this encodes MTTRETAIARATAYYDSGAFLTDLRRRVAMPTESQPPADTARLYAYLKDELAPAADRLGAEVRILDNPDPAAGPFLLAHRHEADDLPTVLVYGHADVVPGQDDRWREGLSPWHLVVEGDRLYGRGTADNKGQHTVNLAALEQVLTARGGRLGFNLKLLIETGEESGSPGLHEFCRRMKDDLAADVLIASDGPRLAADRPTLFLGSRGAANIRLRVPLREGAHHSGNWGGALRNPATVLASALATMVDARGRILVAGLRPPAIPAPVRAALAGLTVGGGPDDPRVDTDWGEPDLTPAERVFAWNTLEVLALSAGDPAKPVGAIPGRAHADVQLRFVVGTDWQRLAEILRAHLDAHGLPMVEVEVLQAVPATRLSPDSPWVRLATDSLQRTTGKTPAILPNLGGTLPNDAFAEILGLPTVWVPHSHPSCAQHAPDEHLLGSVARESLAVMAGLFWDLGESRGSMGA